TCGGCGCCGACGCAATGTTGCGCGGTTGAAATAAATGACCTGGGCCAGGCAATGGCGCTAGATTGGCCTTTTTCACCGTGGACCCGAGTGACCGTGAGCCGACTGCTGATCGTCGACGACGATGTGGAAATCCTCGCCTTGCTGAAGAAGTTCTTCGTCCAGCATGGCTATGACGTGGACCTGGCCGCCGAAGGGCAGGCGATGTGGGCGGCGATTGCCGAGCAACGCCCCGATACCCTGATCCTCGACCTGATGCTACCGGGCGAGGGCGGCCTGAGCCTGTGCCAGAAGGTGCGCGCGCAAACCGGCATTCCGATCATCATGCTCACCGCCATGGCCGAGCTCAGCGACCGCATCGTCGGCCTGGAGCTGGGCGCCGACGACTACCTGACCAAGCCGTTCGACCCCCGTGAATTGCTGGCGCGGGTACGCGCCCTGCAACGGCGGGCCAGTGAGCCCAGCGCCCCGCTGGAAGCGGCCCGGCCGCTGATCGGCTTCGCCGGCTGGCAGCTGGACATCACCTGCCGCGAACTGCGCTCGCCCGAGCGGGTGATGATCCCCTTGTCCGGTGCCGAGTTCGACCTGCTGGTGGTGTTTCTCGAGCATCCCCAGCGC
The window above is part of the Pseudomonas muyukensis genome. Proteins encoded here:
- a CDS encoding response regulator, whose translation is MALDWPFSPWTRVTVSRLLIVDDDVEILALLKKFFVQHGYDVDLAAEGQAMWAAIAEQRPDTLILDLMLPGEGGLSLCQKVRAQTGIPIIMLTAMAELSDRIVGLELGADDYLTKPFDPRELLARVRALQRRASEPSAPLEAARPLIGFAGWQLDITCRELRSPERVMIPLSGAEFDLLVVFLEHPQRILTREQLIDLTRGHGHDAYDRSIDVQVSRLRRKIEPDSKRPELIRTVRNGGYLFTAKVIRP